One genomic segment of Micromonospora sp. WMMC415 includes these proteins:
- a CDS encoding glycosyltransferase family 87 protein, which produces MSKQSTRGIDDAGAPDHPSRSDGFVRGVSGLIGGPLGDHAAALDRPVGRERHFWTAARIVLALVCLTLALHWVQKSPCQDGAWTNNVQYTRFCYTDVLALYYAEGLNEGKVPYRDHPVEYPVLTGYFMGALGLPVHALGVDDPGLNQGMWFYNANVLVLGALAVATAAALLALRRRRPWDVALFALAPALLLTATVNWDFLAIGLAAFGLLAWARRRPVLAGLLLGLGGAAKLWPLFLFWPILLLAIRASRLRAALAAIGAGAAALLVVNLPTALLYPTNWARFLELNTERPIDWGTLWYIGRYLDGKVGGGGGLGPFEWLNANVPVLNNLSYALFLLACVGVAVLVLVAPRRPRLAQLAFLVVAAFLIFSKVWSQQFVLWLLPLAVLARPKWGAFLAWQLAEVAYFAAFYGELLGTSTGRPVFPEGVFVLAATLRLTTVVILCALIVREILRPELDAVRGTYADDPDGGVVAGAPDAPWLRRRPSRKTLDPAPEPAAT; this is translated from the coding sequence ATGAGCAAGCAGTCGACGCGCGGAATCGACGACGCCGGTGCCCCGGACCACCCGTCCCGCTCCGACGGGTTCGTCCGCGGTGTCTCCGGCCTGATCGGCGGCCCCCTCGGCGACCACGCCGCCGCGCTGGACCGCCCGGTCGGCCGCGAGCGTCACTTCTGGACGGCCGCGCGGATCGTCCTGGCCCTGGTGTGCCTCACGCTCGCCCTGCACTGGGTGCAGAAGTCGCCCTGCCAGGACGGCGCCTGGACGAACAACGTCCAGTACACCCGCTTCTGCTACACCGACGTGCTGGCGCTCTACTACGCGGAGGGGCTCAACGAGGGCAAGGTGCCCTACCGCGACCACCCGGTCGAGTACCCGGTCCTGACCGGCTACTTCATGGGCGCGCTCGGCCTGCCGGTGCACGCCCTCGGCGTCGACGACCCCGGCCTCAACCAGGGCATGTGGTTCTACAACGCGAACGTCCTGGTGCTGGGCGCCCTGGCGGTGGCCACGGCCGCCGCACTCCTCGCGTTGCGCCGCCGCCGTCCCTGGGACGTGGCGCTCTTCGCGCTCGCGCCCGCGCTGCTGCTCACCGCCACCGTCAACTGGGACTTCCTCGCCATCGGTCTCGCCGCCTTCGGCCTGCTCGCCTGGGCCCGCCGCCGGCCGGTCCTGGCGGGTCTGCTGCTCGGGCTGGGGGGCGCGGCGAAACTCTGGCCACTGTTCCTGTTCTGGCCCATCCTGTTGCTGGCGATCCGGGCCAGCCGGCTCCGGGCCGCCCTGGCCGCGATCGGGGCGGGCGCCGCCGCGCTGCTCGTGGTGAACCTGCCCACCGCCCTGCTCTACCCGACCAACTGGGCGCGGTTCCTCGAACTCAACACCGAACGGCCGATCGACTGGGGCACCCTCTGGTACATCGGCCGCTACCTCGACGGGAAGGTCGGCGGGGGCGGCGGGCTCGGGCCGTTCGAGTGGCTGAACGCCAACGTCCCCGTGCTCAACAACCTGTCGTACGCGCTGTTCCTCCTGGCCTGCGTCGGGGTGGCCGTCCTGGTGCTGGTGGCGCCACGCCGGCCGCGCCTCGCCCAGCTCGCCTTCCTGGTGGTCGCCGCGTTCCTCATCTTCAGCAAGGTGTGGTCGCAGCAGTTCGTGCTCTGGCTGCTGCCGCTCGCGGTGCTCGCCCGGCCGAAGTGGGGCGCGTTCCTCGCCTGGCAGCTCGCCGAGGTCGCCTACTTCGCGGCCTTCTACGGGGAACTGCTCGGCACGTCGACCGGGCGGCCGGTCTTCCCCGAGGGTGTTTTCGTGCTGGCCGCGACGCTGCGCCTGACGACCGTGGTGATCCTGTGCGCGCTGATCGTTCGGGAGATCCTCCGGCCCGAGCTGGACGCGGTGCGCGGCACGTACGCCGACGACCCGGACGGCGGCGTCGTCGCCGGCGCACCCGACGCGCCCTGGCTACGAAGACGACCCTCGCGGAAGACGCTCGACCCGGCCCCCGAGCCGGCCGCGACCTGA